One Candidatus Zixiibacteriota bacterium genomic window, CTGATACTGCAATGCCAGAGCTCGGGCATAGCGCGGATTTCCGCGACGAATCTGCCGCAGGCAGTCGAGTAGCTTCCGCTTCAAATCCGGATTGACGTCTTCGATACCGGCGCCGGGAGACCAATCCTCGTCCGGCAACGGTTGTTCGCGGTCCGCGATGGTCCTCCGCTTTTTTATCTGGGCCAGGATACGGTAGTCGAGCACCTTGTAGGCCCAGGCGGCGAAACTGGTCGTAAATTCCGTTGTCTTGTACTCCCGGGCGATGGTCAGAAGGCTCTCCTGCACAACTTCCTCACAGTCACACCCGTCCCTTAATCTCTGGTGAGCAAACAGCCGGAACCTTGCAGTCAGCGCCTCGAAAAGCTGAGTTTCCGCACCCGCGTCGCCCCGGAGGGCATTTATCAGAAGCTCGTTTATATCCATCTTGTTTACCTGGGTCCCGAAAGATAGACCGGGATCTCAATCGGCGCAACTCTCCTCTTAAGCAAAAATAACAATCGACTATAACCGCCAAAAAAACAATTCGCAAACAACCGTGCAAGAAATCACCATTTTCGTCACCTGACATCTCAGAGTGCCGATTCGTTTCGGCCAATACGACAGATACCAGGTATATAGACGCGATAAACAAAGGAGTGATGATGGGAAAATCAACTTCGACGGCAGTAATTTTGTTATTACTACTCTTGTCGGCCCTCCCGACAGCAGCCCAGGTAACCATAGCCGATCCCGAGTGCGCAGCATGGGATTCTCCGCGCGATCAATACCTGGTAACCTGTTGGTCCTCGGGTAGTATCGTATCTTTTGACACTGCCGGAAACAGCAGCTATTTCAAAACTTCTCAGGGTTATACCCTGGCTTGCACGACGCGAGATGATGTCCTTTACGTTTCACTGGGAACGAGTATCAGAGCTTATGATCTTAACACCGGCAACGTGCTATGGACTAAAACCGTTTCGGGGTCATCGCAAATGGATGGTCCCACAACCGATACTTCCGGCTACCTTTATATAGGCAATTTCAGCAATTCGGTCTCGGGGCAGGATAGAATCTACAAATTGCGTCTGTCCGATCAGACCGTTTCAATCTTTGCGAGTGACGGTCTGGCTCAACGTCCGCAGGATATCGTTTTCGACTCAGTACACAATAGATTAATCGTGGTCGGTTATACGCCTAATGCCCCGATTCAGGCGATCAGTCTCGAGGACTCCTCGATCACCGACCTCGTAACCACCCCCATGGGATATCTCGATGGCGGCGCTTTCGACCTTTGCGGTAATTTCTATATATCATGTTACGGGAACGGACGAGTTTATCGCTATGACAGCACTTTTTCCAATCCGCCGGAATTGATCCTCGACTGCCGCCCCAGTAAACCGGCCAATCTCTGTTATAACGGTCGCGATCATGTCCTGGCAATTCCATGCTACGATCCCGACACGGTGATATTTTTACCGGTGGGACAACCCAAACTCGGCGAAGTGTGCATGAGCGATGATGAATCCGGGAACGACAACGGCTCGATTGATCCCGGTGAGACTGTCCGGCTCAATGTCGCGGCGGTGAACAAGCACAGCGCCGATTATACCGATGTGTTCGCTCGTCTGACCTGCACCGACCCGGAAGTAACGATTATTACCGATTCGATCTATATCGGTACGATTCCGGTCGGCCAGACCGTTTTTTCCAGTCTCGATCAATTCGAGATCACCGTCGATGCCTCCCATAACCGCTCCATGGTTTCGTTCGGTGTCACGCTGACGGCGCACAGCGATTACGGTGTGCGTAGCGCGAGCTATTCTTTCGAGAAGCCGGTCGGTGCGCCGAAGATTATGCTGATCGACGACGATCATGGCGGTTCTACCGATCAATATGTGCGTACTTCTCTTGTGACATTGGATTCTATTTATGAAGTACACGACATTTTCCTGTGCGGCTGCCCAACGGCCGAGAAAATGCTCGA contains:
- a CDS encoding RNA polymerase sigma factor, coding for MDINELLINALRGDAGAETQLFEALTARFRLFAHQRLRDGCDCEEVVQESLLTIAREYKTTEFTTSFAAWAYKVLDYRILAQIKKRRTIADREQPLPDEDWSPGAGIEDVNPDLKRKLLDCLRQIRRGNPRYARALALQYQGYETEEQCQRMRLTRNTFYSLLSRARSALERCLEQGGML
- a CDS encoding SMP-30/gluconolactonase/LRE family protein, which codes for MMGKSTSTAVILLLLLLSALPTAAQVTIADPECAAWDSPRDQYLVTCWSSGSIVSFDTAGNSSYFKTSQGYTLACTTRDDVLYVSLGTSIRAYDLNTGNVLWTKTVSGSSQMDGPTTDTSGYLYIGNFSNSVSGQDRIYKLRLSDQTVSIFASDGLAQRPQDIVFDSVHNRLIVVGYTPNAPIQAISLEDSSITDLVTTPMGYLDGGAFDLCGNFYISCYGNGRVYRYDSTFSNPPELILDCRPSKPANLCYNGRDHVLAIPCYDPDTVIFLPVGQPKLGEVCMSDDESGNDNGSIDPGETVRLNVAAVNKHSADYTDVFARLTCTDPEVTIITDSIYIGTIPVGQTVFSSLDQFEITVDASHNRSMVSFGVTLTAHSDYGVRSASYSFEKPVGAPKIMLIDDDHGGSTDQYVRTSLVTLDSIYEVHDIFLCGCPTAEKMLEYNAVLWLTGDYQTNALTAEETAVLKEFLDAGGNLMLSGQGLASALDTIDADFLHNYLKAEFLRTYRYPYYISAANPQVMASGMQIKLEGTGSAANQTVLDHIQAINGGVEELMFYDETDWGAVSYDGEYRSVFLSFGLEAVTSGVNDWMDREDMLDQILTFFDWLNPHFCCRIRGDADYDNVGPNIADLVMLVTYMFQSGPAPVCMAEVDINGDNVGPDISDLVALVSYMFQGGSLPAPCL